From one Streptomyces sp. CA-210063 genomic stretch:
- a CDS encoding anti-sigma factor family protein — protein MTSTTDTAGHPDVAEISDLTEGLLPPSRTSDVRQHLDECPLCADVYASLEEIRSVLGTLPGPPRMPDDVAGRIDAALAAEALLNSTADDLDSAKVTTGSSGAASDEHDAVHVSRETSPAADRPTGHSRASTGPGRPSSKRRSRRTTVLAAAFTAAALGFGTLLLQSMSGNGSGDNPSAAQSQASDSFSGVKMEKRVADLLGDTKTKDSPGRDTLGAATIPATPDSSAANPTAKRTTDVPPCIAKGIGDITTAIAAESGTYQGADAYLVLLSDSADTSRVMAYVVDASCIGKSSEPAGEVLLKQSYPRP, from the coding sequence GTGACATCCACGACCGACACGGCCGGGCACCCGGATGTCGCGGAGATCTCCGACCTCACCGAGGGTCTGCTCCCGCCGTCCCGCACTTCGGATGTCCGTCAGCACCTGGACGAGTGCCCCCTCTGCGCCGACGTGTACGCCTCGCTGGAGGAGATCCGCAGCGTGCTCGGCACCCTGCCCGGCCCTCCCCGTATGCCCGACGATGTAGCGGGGCGGATCGACGCTGCCCTGGCCGCCGAAGCCCTCCTCAACTCCACGGCAGACGATCTCGACTCCGCGAAGGTTACGACCGGCTCCTCCGGTGCCGCGTCGGACGAGCACGACGCCGTGCATGTTTCACGTGAAACATCGCCCGCAGCGGATCGCCCCACGGGTCACTCCCGCGCGTCCACCGGGCCTGGCCGCCCGAGCTCCAAGCGCCGATCCCGCCGCACGACGGTTCTCGCGGCCGCCTTCACCGCTGCAGCCCTGGGTTTCGGCACCTTGCTGCTCCAGTCGATGAGTGGCAACGGCTCCGGAGACAACCCCTCAGCGGCTCAGAGCCAGGCTTCCGACTCTTTCTCCGGCGTCAAGATGGAGAAGCGAGTGGCGGATCTACTGGGCGATACCAAGACCAAGGACTCACCGGGCAGGGACACCCTCGGCGCCGCCACCATCCCCGCTACGCCGGACTCGTCTGCGGCGAACCCGACCGCGAAGCGCACGACAGATGTGCCACCCTGCATCGCGAAGGGCATCGGCGACATCACGACTGCCATCGCGGCCGAGTCCGGGACCTACCAAGGGGCGGACGCATATCTCGTCCTGCTGTCCGACAGCGCCGACACCTCACGCGTCATGGCATACGTCGTCGACGCCTCCTGCATCGGCAAGTCCTCGGAACCCGCCGGCGAGGTTCTGTTGAAGCAGTCCTACCCTCGCCCCTGA
- the trxA gene encoding thioredoxin produces MAGTLKHVTDDSFEQDVLKNDKPVLVDFWAAWCGPCRQIAPSLEAIAQEYGDKIEIVKLNIDENPATAAKYGVMSIPTLNVYQGGEVAKTIVGAKPKAAIVRDLEDFIAE; encoded by the coding sequence GTGGCCGGCACTCTGAAGCACGTGACCGACGACTCCTTCGAGCAGGACGTCCTGAAGAACGACAAGCCCGTCCTGGTGGACTTCTGGGCCGCCTGGTGCGGTCCGTGCCGCCAGATCGCGCCGTCCCTCGAAGCGATCGCCCAGGAGTACGGCGACAAGATCGAGATCGTCAAGCTCAACATCGACGAGAACCCGGCCACGGCTGCCAAGTACGGCGTCATGTCCATCCCGACCCTGAACGTCTACCAGGGTGGCGAGGTCGCCAAGACCATCGTCGGCGCCAAGCCCAAGGCAGCGATCGTGCGCGACCTTGAGGACTTCATCGCCGAGTGA
- the trxB gene encoding thioredoxin-disulfide reductase produces MSDVRNVIIIGSGPAGYTAALYTARASLKPLVFEGAVTAGGALMNTTDVENFPGFRDGIMGPDLMDNMRAQAERFGAELIPDDIVDVDLSGEVKTVTDTAGTVHRAKAVIVTTGSQHRKLGLPNEDALSGRGVSWCATCDGFFFKDQDIAVIGGGDTAMEEATFLSRFAKSVTVVHRRDTLRASKAMQERAFADPKISFVWDSEVAEIQGDQKLAGLKLRNLKTGETSELPVTGLFIAIGHDPRTELFKGQLDLDDEGYLKVAAPSTRTNLTGVFGAGDVVDHTYRQAITAAGTGCSAALDAERFLAALADGEQAAEPEKTAV; encoded by the coding sequence GTGAGCGACGTCCGTAACGTGATCATCATCGGCTCCGGGCCCGCCGGCTACACGGCGGCGCTCTACACCGCGCGCGCGTCGCTGAAGCCACTGGTGTTCGAGGGCGCCGTCACCGCAGGCGGCGCGCTGATGAACACCACCGACGTGGAGAACTTCCCCGGCTTCCGGGACGGCATCATGGGCCCCGACCTCATGGACAACATGCGCGCCCAGGCCGAGCGCTTCGGTGCCGAGCTCATCCCGGACGACATCGTCGACGTCGACCTGAGCGGCGAGGTCAAGACCGTCACGGACACCGCAGGTACCGTGCACCGTGCCAAGGCGGTCATCGTCACCACGGGCTCCCAGCACCGCAAGCTCGGGCTTCCCAACGAGGATGCCCTCTCCGGCCGCGGTGTCTCCTGGTGCGCCACCTGTGACGGGTTCTTCTTCAAGGACCAGGACATCGCCGTGATCGGCGGCGGCGACACCGCGATGGAGGAGGCCACCTTCCTGTCCCGGTTCGCCAAGTCCGTGACCGTCGTCCACCGTCGGGACACACTGCGTGCGTCCAAGGCGATGCAGGAGCGCGCGTTCGCCGACCCGAAGATCTCCTTCGTGTGGGACAGCGAGGTCGCCGAGATCCAGGGCGACCAGAAGCTCGCCGGACTGAAGCTGCGCAACCTCAAGACGGGCGAGACGTCCGAGCTGCCGGTGACAGGTCTGTTCATCGCGATCGGTCACGACCCGCGCACGGAACTCTTCAAGGGTCAGCTCGACCTGGACGACGAGGGCTACCTGAAGGTGGCCGCCCCGTCGACCCGGACGAACCTGACCGGTGTCTTCGGCGCCGGTGACGTCGTCGACCACACGTACCGCCAGGCGATCACCGCGGCCGGCACCGGCTGCTCCGCCGCCCTCGACGCCGAGCGCTTCCTCGCCGCCCTCGCCGATGGCGAACAGGCCGCCGAGCCCGAGAAGACCGCCGTCTGA
- a CDS encoding DUF6049 family protein has product MAEAADFQGMSPSPARRWLLRTGALFAGVPLLAGLLQLPAAPYAQAAQKASLADATGSNTVEVSLDSLSPSVPTAGDTITVSGTVTNKGKQTVTDAHVGLRVASAAVTGRSAIDDAAKRTGFDQFTDGTEVGGKYVEKFSKLASGVAQPFTISVPVKELDLGSDGVYQLGVSLSGRTSAAPYDQVLGIQRTFLPWQPDEAGTKTKTTYLWPLISTTHLTAETGPGEQQTPVFLSDDLAKEISAGGRLEQMLTLGKDLDITWVIDPDLLASVVAMTESYRVRSGSATVAGKNQAVAKEWLAELETAVQGEEVIALPFADPDLAALAHNGKTITGSLSRLKDATDVAADTVQNILRVVPDTDFAWPVNGAVDPSIVKVAISAGADKVIARSDSLQENNGLSYTPSAARPIGAGTTAVVADARLSTSFQGDMTKAESSTLAVQRFLAQSLMTDLQNNKQRSLVIAPQRMPSTSQAQTMAQALTALRGGTWSQSQELSAAAAAKPDPGANTKIPSASAYPSSLRKQALPKSAFQEIQATQVGLDRFKVILSDPSRVVTPFGRTMDREMSTSWRGRSVEAAVYRNDLYGTATSYLDTLTSQVRLIEKSETKLSGRSATIPVTVQNNLVQGVDNLRLRLTSKSPKRLKIDDKSFAEQPVDISGGHSESVKFTTNAEANGPVTVVAQLYTADGEKYGDEVTFTVNVTEITPTVMLVIAGGVLLLVLAGFRMYTQRKRAAARLESEGTSTDDSASEDVPPDEDANAEAASVVHTPEEESPVKSGADEPEHASDPAPDTAPESADPSGTGERVDR; this is encoded by the coding sequence GTGGCCGAGGCGGCAGACTTCCAGGGGATGAGTCCCTCACCTGCCCGCCGGTGGCTGCTGCGCACCGGAGCGCTGTTCGCCGGGGTGCCGCTGCTGGCCGGTCTGCTGCAGCTGCCCGCAGCCCCGTACGCTCAGGCGGCGCAGAAGGCCTCCCTGGCCGACGCCACGGGGTCGAACACCGTTGAGGTCTCCCTGGACTCGCTCAGCCCCAGTGTGCCCACCGCCGGCGACACGATCACCGTCTCGGGCACGGTCACGAACAAGGGCAAGCAGACGGTCACGGACGCCCATGTGGGCCTGCGCGTGGCCTCGGCGGCCGTGACGGGCCGCTCGGCCATCGACGACGCGGCCAAGCGCACCGGCTTCGACCAGTTCACCGACGGGACGGAGGTCGGCGGGAAGTACGTGGAGAAGTTCTCAAAGCTCGCGTCCGGTGTGGCCCAGCCCTTCACCATCTCGGTGCCCGTCAAGGAGCTGGACCTCGGCTCGGACGGTGTCTACCAGCTGGGCGTCTCGCTCTCGGGCAGGACCTCCGCCGCTCCGTACGACCAGGTTCTCGGCATCCAGCGCACCTTCCTGCCGTGGCAGCCCGACGAGGCGGGCACGAAGACGAAGACGACGTACCTCTGGCCGCTGATCTCCACCACCCACCTGACGGCCGAGACCGGTCCCGGCGAGCAGCAGACGCCGGTCTTCCTGAGCGACGACCTGGCCAAGGAGATCTCCGCGGGCGGACGCCTGGAGCAGATGCTGACGCTGGGCAAGGACCTCGACATCACCTGGGTGATCGATCCGGACCTGCTGGCGTCGGTCGTGGCAATGACGGAGAGCTACCGGGTCCGGAGCGGCAGCGCCACCGTCGCGGGCAAGAACCAGGCTGTCGCCAAGGAATGGCTGGCGGAACTGGAGACGGCGGTCCAGGGCGAAGAGGTGATCGCCCTGCCCTTCGCCGACCCCGACCTCGCGGCGCTGGCGCACAACGGCAAGACGATCACCGGCTCCCTCAGCCGATTGAAGGACGCCACCGATGTGGCCGCGGACACGGTCCAGAACATCCTCCGCGTGGTACCGGACACCGACTTCGCCTGGCCCGTGAACGGCGCCGTGGACCCGTCGATCGTCAAGGTCGCCATCTCCGCGGGCGCCGACAAGGTGATCGCCCGCAGCGACAGCCTGCAGGAGAACAACGGCCTGTCCTACACGCCGAGCGCGGCCAGGCCCATCGGCGCCGGCACCACGGCCGTGGTCGCCGACGCCCGGCTGTCGACCTCGTTCCAGGGCGACATGACGAAGGCCGAGAGCTCCACGCTGGCGGTGCAGAGGTTCCTCGCCCAGAGCCTGATGACGGACCTCCAGAACAACAAGCAGCGCAGCCTCGTGATCGCCCCGCAGCGCATGCCGTCCACGAGCCAGGCGCAGACGATGGCGCAGGCTCTGACGGCGCTCCGGGGGGGAACCTGGTCTCAGTCCCAGGAGCTGTCCGCGGCCGCCGCCGCGAAGCCCGATCCGGGCGCCAACACCAAGATCCCGTCGGCCTCGGCGTACCCCTCGTCGCTGCGCAAACAGGCGCTGCCGAAGTCGGCGTTCCAAGAGATCCAGGCCACGCAGGTCGGCCTCGACCGCTTCAAGGTGATCCTCTCCGATCCGTCCCGTGTGGTCACGCCCTTCGGCAGAACCATGGACCGGGAGATGTCCACCTCCTGGCGGGGCCGCTCTGTTGAGGCGGCGGTCTACCGCAACGACTTGTATGGGACTGCGACGTCATACCTCGACACGCTCACCAGCCAGGTCCGGCTGATCGAGAAGTCCGAGACGAAGCTCTCGGGCCGCAGCGCGACGATCCCCGTGACCGTGCAGAACAACCTCGTACAGGGTGTCGACAACCTGAGGCTGCGTCTCACGTCGAAGTCCCCGAAGCGTCTGAAGATCGATGACAAGTCCTTCGCCGAGCAGCCCGTCGACATCTCCGGCGGGCACAGCGAGTCGGTGAAGTTCACGACCAACGCCGAGGCCAACGGACCAGTCACCGTGGTAGCCCAGCTCTACACGGCGGACGGCGAGAAGTATGGTGACGAGGTCACTTTCACGGTCAACGTCACCGAGATCACGCCCACGGTGATGCTGGTCATCGCCGGTGGCGTCCTGCTCCTCGTCCTCGCCGGATTCCGGATGTACACCCAGCGCAAGCGCGCCGCCGCCCGGCTGGAGTCGGAGGGAACCTCAACGGACGACAGCGCCTCGGAAGACGTCCCGCCGGACGAGGACGCGAACGCCGAGGCCGCCTCAGTCGTACACACTCCCGAGGAGGAGTCCCCGGTGAAGTCCGGGGCAGACGAGCCGGAGCACGCGAGTGACCCGGCACCGGACACCGCTCCGGAAAGCGCCGACCCGTCCGGCACGGGTGAGAGAGTGGACCGTTGA
- the sigM gene encoding RNA polymerase sigma factor SigM: MAHSADHSGVSDQDLLARHVEGDPDAFGELVRRHRDRLWAVALRTLGDREEAADAVQDALVSAYRAAHTFRGQAAVTTWLHRITVNACLDRARKAASRKTSPVDDTERLEQLLEPHESASAPAERNDLHRQLLEALGTLPQDQRAALVLVDMQGYPVAEAARILDVPTGTVKSRCARGRARLLPLLTHLRTDGEGDGGKKSGRGRNRTQGTSVPPAAGPHDAGTSDSAAVKGGGGRA, from the coding sequence ATGGCGCACAGCGCTGATCACAGCGGGGTAAGCGATCAGGACCTCCTGGCCCGGCACGTCGAGGGCGACCCCGATGCCTTCGGCGAACTTGTACGCCGGCACCGGGACCGGCTGTGGGCGGTGGCCCTGCGGACGCTCGGGGACCGTGAGGAGGCCGCCGACGCCGTCCAGGACGCGCTGGTGTCCGCCTACCGGGCCGCCCACACCTTCCGCGGCCAGGCGGCCGTCACAACCTGGCTGCACCGCATCACGGTGAACGCCTGCCTGGACCGTGCCCGCAAGGCGGCCTCCCGCAAGACCTCGCCCGTCGACGACACCGAGCGCCTGGAGCAGCTCCTGGAGCCGCATGAGTCGGCATCCGCTCCGGCCGAGCGCAACGATCTGCACCGCCAGCTGCTGGAGGCTCTGGGCACCCTGCCGCAGGACCAGCGGGCGGCACTCGTCCTGGTGGACATGCAGGGCTACCCGGTGGCCGAGGCCGCACGGATCCTCGACGTGCCGACCGGCACGGTGAAGAGCCGCTGTGCCCGTGGCAGAGCCAGACTTCTGCCGCTCCTGACCCATCTCCGTACGGATGGCGAGGGTGACGGCGGCAAAAAGTCGGGGCGCGGAAGGAACCGGACGCAGGGGACATCCGTCCCACCCGCAGCAGGACCACATGATGCAGGGACAAGCGATTCAGCTGCTGTGAAGGGCGGAGGTGGGCGAGCGTGA
- a CDS encoding GNAT family N-acetyltransferase, whose translation MGRRLVPLTLDNLQDLPQRCRSCVFWELDPVSGEAAVKAGTPALEKEAWISAVLLDWGSCGRVVYVDEVPVGFVLYAPPAYVPRSAAFPTSPVSPDAVQLMTAFIMQGYQGQGLGRVMVQTVAKDLLRRGFKAIEAFGDARWNEPACVLPADHLTAVGFKTVRPHPTHPRLRLELRTTLSWKEDVELALDRLLGAVQKEPALRPL comes from the coding sequence GCTGGACAACCTTCAGGACCTTCCCCAGCGCTGTCGCTCGTGTGTCTTCTGGGAGTTGGACCCAGTCAGCGGCGAGGCTGCGGTAAAGGCGGGCACCCCTGCACTGGAGAAGGAGGCGTGGATCTCCGCCGTTTTGCTGGACTGGGGGTCCTGCGGTCGGGTGGTCTACGTCGACGAGGTGCCGGTGGGCTTCGTGCTGTACGCGCCTCCGGCCTATGTGCCGCGCTCCGCGGCGTTCCCCACGAGCCCGGTGTCTCCCGACGCGGTCCAGTTGATGACCGCCTTCATCATGCAGGGCTACCAGGGGCAGGGGCTCGGCCGTGTGATGGTCCAGACAGTCGCCAAGGACCTGCTGCGGCGCGGGTTCAAGGCGATCGAGGCCTTCGGAGACGCCCGTTGGAACGAGCCGGCGTGTGTTCTTCCCGCCGACCATCTGACGGCCGTGGGCTTCAAGACGGTCCGTCCCCACCCGACTCATCCCCGGCTGCGGTTGGAGCTGCGGACGACGCTCTCCTGGAAGGAGGACGTTGAGCTGGCGCTGGATCGACTTCTGGGAGCGGTTCAGAAAGAACCAGCGCTGCGGCCGCTCTAA
- a CDS encoding protein kinase family protein, giving the protein MAERSTAAVDVADNSGDKPLTAQADQSTADGEAQNRERDTESSASEEAQGSGGSESPSKTTPPELHSGHKLARRYRLEECVTRLDGFSSWRAVDEKLRRAVGVHVLPADHARARSVLAAARSSALLGDPRFVQVLDAVEENDLVYVVHEWLPDATELTALLASGPLEPHDAYQMVTQVSHAMAAAHREGLSHLRLNPSAVLRSASGQWRIRGLAVNAALRGIGSDTPQRTDTEAIGALLYAALTQRWPYENDAHGLSGLPKGVGLIAPDQVRAGVHRGLSELAMRALVNDGATASRHESPCTTPEELVKAIGEMPRIRPPEPAFTAPPEYQRTTYQQGTYGRQAPHGGVTQPLPAPPPPLQSRTGKALKWAVSALLIAALGLGSWQLADALMARGGQSSEPDTSQTADGNDKGTDKAKPVTTLSIKDAAEYYPDGKPQHADDADLTYDNSTSTYWRTYSYNAGPTLAPFKQGVGIVYDLGSVQEVSAASIGLYYTGDHTTATLYAADSLSSSAPLSSMTKIATNKTSGTELKISAKKSVKTRYVLVWLTDVPNADRDQFSNAGYKQAITDVKFTG; this is encoded by the coding sequence GTGGCGGAACGGAGCACGGCTGCCGTCGACGTGGCAGACAACAGCGGCGACAAGCCGCTGACCGCACAAGCGGACCAGTCCACGGCCGACGGGGAGGCCCAGAACCGGGAGCGGGACACGGAAAGCTCGGCGAGCGAAGAGGCACAAGGGAGCGGCGGTTCCGAGAGCCCTTCCAAGACGACACCGCCCGAACTGCACAGCGGCCACAAACTCGCCAGACGCTACCGCCTCGAAGAGTGCGTCACCCGTCTGGACGGTTTCAGCAGTTGGCGTGCAGTGGACGAGAAACTGCGTCGCGCGGTTGGGGTACACGTGCTGCCCGCCGACCACGCGCGCGCTCGTTCCGTGCTGGCGGCGGCCCGCTCCTCGGCGCTGCTGGGTGATCCCCGCTTCGTCCAGGTGCTGGACGCGGTCGAGGAGAACGACCTCGTGTACGTGGTGCACGAGTGGCTTCCCGACGCCACGGAACTGACGGCGCTGCTGGCCTCCGGCCCGCTGGAGCCGCACGACGCGTACCAGATGGTCACCCAGGTCTCCCACGCCATGGCCGCCGCGCACCGCGAGGGACTCTCCCATCTGCGGCTCAACCCGAGCGCCGTGCTGCGCTCCGCCTCCGGGCAGTGGCGCATCCGCGGTCTCGCGGTGAACGCCGCGCTGCGCGGCATCGGCTCGGACACCCCGCAGCGCACGGACACCGAGGCGATCGGCGCACTGCTGTACGCGGCGCTCACCCAGCGCTGGCCTTACGAGAACGACGCGCACGGCCTCTCCGGGCTCCCCAAGGGTGTCGGGCTCATCGCACCCGACCAGGTCCGGGCGGGCGTCCACAGGGGCCTGTCGGAGCTCGCCATGCGTGCGCTCGTCAACGACGGCGCCACAGCTTCCCGCCACGAGTCTCCGTGCACGACGCCGGAGGAACTGGTGAAGGCGATCGGTGAGATGCCCCGCATCCGCCCGCCGGAGCCCGCGTTCACCGCGCCGCCCGAGTACCAGCGCACGACGTACCAGCAGGGGACGTACGGGCGTCAGGCGCCGCATGGGGGCGTCACCCAGCCGCTGCCCGCCCCGCCGCCTCCGCTGCAGAGCCGTACCGGCAAGGCCCTCAAGTGGGCTGTCTCGGCGCTGCTGATCGCCGCGCTCGGTCTCGGCAGCTGGCAGCTCGCCGACGCGCTCATGGCCCGCGGGGGCCAGTCCAGCGAGCCGGACACGAGCCAGACCGCGGACGGCAACGACAAGGGCACCGACAAGGCCAAGCCCGTCACGACGCTCAGCATCAAGGACGCCGCCGAGTACTACCCGGACGGCAAGCCGCAGCACGCGGACGACGCGGATCTGACGTACGACAACAGCACGTCGACCTACTGGCGGACCTACTCCTACAACGCCGGCCCCACGCTGGCGCCGTTCAAGCAGGGCGTCGGCATCGTCTACGACCTCGGTTCGGTCCAGGAGGTGTCGGCAGCCTCGATAGGGCTGTACTACACCGGCGACCACACCACGGCCACGCTCTACGCGGCCGACTCCCTGTCGTCTTCCGCTCCGCTCAGCTCCATGACGAAGATCGCCACGAACAAGACGAGTGGGACGGAACTGAAGATCTCGGCCAAGAAGTCGGTGAAAACCCGGTACGTTCTCGTCTGGCTCACCGATGTGCCCAACGCGGACCGTGACCAGTTCAGTAACGCCGGCTACAAGCAGGCGATCACCGACGTGAAGTTCACGGGCTGA
- the murJ gene encoding murein biosynthesis integral membrane protein MurJ, with product MNAPYDGDRGQGAADSGYPDGPLPGPGQVPPQPPADMYLQDAYDQDPYRARDLAAQDPVAEALYDRAAHPPPAPGTYQPQQPLYGQPSAPQYTPDPRVWAQTPAPEPDGPTRHLPYGDDARTTQFVGVDDLVTQAGEERHEPDAFAHLFRDQQQGGHAPMGQPSVPGPSPAPTPGPGRSEYEEPAPDPTPAPAAKKGGRASGLLKSSAVMAAGTMVSRLTGFIRSAMIVSALGLALLGESFQVAYQLPTMIYILTVGGGLNSVFVPQLVRAMKDDEDGGEAYANRLLTLVMVILGLLTALAMFAAPLLVRALSTPLATNPEANDVAVTFTRYFLPSIFFMGIHVVMGQILNARGRFGAMMWTPVLNNIVIIVTLGAFLWVYGSAADSHMTVENIPPEGERLLGIGILLGLVVQALAMIPYLRETGFRMRLRFDWKGHGLGKAAMLAKWTILFVLANQAGALVVTQLATAAVIETNIAGTGFSAYANAQLIWGLPQAIITVSLMAALLPRISRSAAEDDTGAVRDDISQGLRTTAVAIVPIAFGFVALGIPMCTLIFGSSGTSAATNMGFMLMAFGLGLIPYSVQYVVLRAFYAYEDTRTPFYNTVIVAAVNASASAICFFVIPARWAVVGMAASYGLAYMIGVGVAWQRLRKRLGGDLDGTRVMRTYARLSIASLPAALLSGAACYGISRTLGQGVGGSMLALVGGGIVLLGVFYVAARRMRIEELNSMVGMVRGRLGR from the coding sequence ATGAACGCGCCGTACGACGGTGACCGCGGCCAGGGCGCGGCCGACTCGGGGTATCCCGACGGCCCGCTGCCCGGGCCGGGCCAGGTGCCGCCGCAGCCCCCCGCGGACATGTACCTCCAGGACGCCTACGACCAGGACCCCTACCGCGCCCGGGATCTGGCCGCCCAGGACCCGGTGGCCGAGGCTCTCTACGACCGGGCCGCGCACCCGCCGCCGGCTCCGGGCACCTACCAGCCGCAGCAGCCGCTCTACGGGCAGCCGTCGGCACCTCAGTACACCCCCGACCCACGCGTGTGGGCCCAGACGCCGGCGCCCGAGCCGGACGGGCCGACGCGGCATCTGCCGTACGGCGACGACGCCCGTACGACCCAGTTCGTCGGCGTGGACGACCTGGTGACCCAGGCCGGGGAGGAGCGCCACGAGCCGGACGCGTTCGCCCATCTCTTCCGGGATCAGCAGCAGGGCGGCCACGCCCCCATGGGGCAGCCGTCCGTTCCCGGGCCGAGCCCCGCCCCGACACCCGGTCCGGGGCGCTCGGAGTACGAGGAGCCCGCACCGGATCCCACACCAGCGCCTGCGGCGAAGAAGGGCGGGCGGGCCTCGGGCCTGCTGAAGTCGAGCGCCGTGATGGCGGCGGGCACCATGGTCTCGCGCCTCACGGGGTTCATCCGCTCGGCGATGATCGTCTCGGCGCTTGGTCTCGCCCTTCTCGGTGAGTCCTTCCAAGTCGCCTACCAGCTGCCGACAATGATCTACATCCTGACCGTCGGCGGTGGTCTCAACTCCGTCTTCGTGCCACAGCTCGTGCGCGCCATGAAGGACGACGAGGACGGCGGAGAGGCGTACGCCAACAGGCTGCTGACCCTGGTCATGGTGATCCTCGGTCTGCTCACCGCGCTGGCCATGTTCGCCGCACCACTCCTCGTCCGCGCGCTGTCGACCCCCCTGGCCACCAACCCCGAGGCGAACGACGTCGCCGTCACCTTCACCCGGTACTTCCTGCCCTCGATCTTCTTCATGGGCATCCACGTGGTGATGGGTCAGATCCTCAACGCCCGTGGCCGCTTCGGCGCGATGATGTGGACGCCGGTCCTCAACAACATCGTCATCATCGTCACCCTCGGGGCGTTCCTCTGGGTCTACGGCAGCGCGGCCGACTCCCACATGACGGTCGAGAACATCCCTCCGGAGGGTGAGCGGCTGCTCGGTATCGGCATCCTCCTGGGCCTTGTGGTCCAGGCCCTGGCGATGATCCCGTACCTGCGGGAGACCGGGTTCCGGATGCGGCTGCGCTTCGACTGGAAGGGCCACGGTCTCGGCAAGGCCGCGATGCTCGCCAAGTGGACGATCCTGTTCGTGCTCGCCAACCAGGCGGGCGCCCTGGTCGTGACCCAGCTGGCGACAGCGGCGGTCATCGAAACGAACATCGCCGGCACCGGTTTCAGCGCCTACGCCAACGCCCAGCTCATCTGGGGCCTACCGCAGGCCATCATCACGGTGTCCCTGATGGCGGCCCTGCTCCCGCGGATCTCGCGCTCGGCCGCCGAGGACGACACCGGCGCCGTCCGTGACGACATCTCACAGGGTCTGCGCACCACAGCGGTTGCCATCGTGCCGATCGCCTTCGGCTTCGTCGCGCTCGGCATCCCGATGTGCACGCTGATCTTCGGCTCCTCCGGCACCAGCGCGGCCACGAACATGGGCTTCATGCTGATGGCCTTCGGGCTCGGCCTGATCCCGTACTCCGTGCAGTACGTCGTCCTCCGCGCCTTCTACGCGTACGAGGACACCCGGACGCCGTTCTACAACACGGTCATCGTCGCCGCCGTCAACGCGAGCGCGTCCGCGATCTGTTTCTTCGTGATCCCGGCCCGCTGGGCCGTGGTCGGCATGGCCGCCTCGTACGGTCTGGCTTACATGATCGGGGTCGGCGTCGCCTGGCAGCGGCTGCGCAAGCGGCTGGGCGGGGATCTGGACGGCACCAGGGTCATGCGGACGTACGCGCGGCTGTCCATCGCCTCGCTGCCCGCGGCGCTGCTCAGCGGAGCGGCCTGCTACGGCATCAGCCGGACCCTGGGGCAGGGCGTCGGAGGCTCGATGCTCGCACTCGTCGGAGGGGGAATCGTTCTGCTCGGTGTCTTCTACGTCGCCGCGCGGCGCATGCGCATCGAAGAACTCAACTCGATGGTCGGCATGGTCCGCGGACGGCTGGGGCGCTGA